The following coding sequences lie in one Desulfonatronum sp. SC1 genomic window:
- a CDS encoding superinfection immunity protein — MFYYEYYELLELFDLIGLWFFVVLVFILLVALLPTIIAVRKNHPYKIPIILINIFGGLLWGVGWVIALVWCFILPRDRSNGSINVANEIQIMHELMEKGVLTQDEFELKKRALLKV; from the coding sequence ATGTTTTATTATGAGTATTATGAGTTGTTAGAATTATTTGATTTGATTGGTTTATGGTTTTTTGTTGTACTTGTATTTATATTGCTCGTGGCACTATTGCCGACAATAATCGCAGTAAGAAAAAATCACCCCTACAAAATACCAATCATTTTAATTAATATATTTGGTGGATTACTTTGGGGTGTAGGATGGGTTATAGCTCTTGTATGGTGTTTTATATTGCCTAGAGATAGATCGAATGGATCGATCAACGTTGCAAATGAAATTCAAATAATGCATGAGTTAATGGAGAAGGGGGTATTAACTCAAGATGAATTTGAACTAAAAAAGCGTGCTCTTTTGAAAGTATAA
- a CDS encoding L-lactate permease yields the protein MSVGVLALIAALPIALALVLMVGFRWPATKAMPLAWLVTAVAGVAVWSLPVGYVAALSIQGVITAIGILIIVFGAILILHTLRDSGGMETIQCGMQSISPDMRVQAIIIGFLFAAFIEGAAGFGTPAALAAPLLLALGFPPLAAAVICLVFNSFPVSFGAVGTPIIIGLTFLRDLVGDAVATGAVGVNFTSYESFGMLIGQWATLMHLPMIFILPIFMLGFISRFFGPNRSWSEGFGAWKFCVFAAVAFTIPYLIFAWYLGPEFPSLIGGLVGLGVVVWGAKRGIAVPKDTWTFGSQKNWDPEWTGSINTAAEGCKFEARMSQFKAWLPYILIGAILVITRITTTIGGTYTINLGVFELVIVTPEIVIGLKAWLSKMVITFKSILGYETVSGSISYLYLPGTIPFVLVAILTIFIHGMPGDKVKTAWMDSIKKMKNPAIALFFAVGLVSIFRGSGIGDLALNPNAYPSMPLAMASALSELVGQGWPVFASFIGGLGAFITGSNTVSNLLFAEFQWGMATQLDLPRQLIVAAQVVGGGMGNMVCIHNIVAVCAVVGLSGQEGAILRKTFWPFLLYGVIVGITVLILMSILPADLF from the coding sequence ATGTCCGTTGGAGTCCTGGCACTTATCGCCGCGTTACCCATTGCCCTGGCCCTGGTGCTGATGGTCGGCTTTCGCTGGCCGGCCACCAAGGCCATGCCGCTGGCCTGGCTGGTCACCGCCGTGGCCGGCGTCGCCGTCTGGAGCCTTCCGGTCGGCTACGTCGCCGCGCTGTCCATTCAAGGCGTGATCACGGCCATCGGCATCCTGATCATCGTATTCGGCGCGATCCTGATTCTGCATACCCTGCGCGATTCCGGAGGCATGGAAACCATCCAGTGCGGAATGCAGAGCATCTCTCCGGACATGCGCGTGCAAGCCATCATCATCGGCTTCCTGTTCGCGGCCTTCATCGAGGGCGCGGCGGGCTTCGGCACACCGGCGGCCCTGGCCGCTCCGCTGCTCCTGGCCCTGGGCTTCCCGCCCCTGGCCGCGGCGGTCATTTGTCTGGTCTTCAACTCCTTCCCCGTATCCTTCGGCGCCGTTGGCACGCCCATCATCATCGGTCTGACCTTCCTGCGCGACCTGGTGGGCGACGCCGTGGCCACCGGGGCCGTGGGCGTGAACTTCACCAGCTATGAATCCTTCGGCATGCTCATCGGCCAGTGGGCCACCCTGATGCACCTGCCGATGATCTTCATCCTGCCCATCTTCATGCTCGGCTTCATCTCCCGCTTCTTCGGCCCGAACCGCTCCTGGTCCGAAGGCTTCGGCGCCTGGAAGTTCTGCGTCTTCGCCGCCGTGGCCTTCACCATCCCCTACCTGATCTTCGCCTGGTACCTGGGTCCGGAATTCCCGTCCCTGATCGGCGGACTGGTTGGCCTGGGCGTGGTGGTCTGGGGCGCCAAGCGCGGCATCGCCGTGCCCAAGGACACCTGGACCTTTGGTTCCCAGAAGAACTGGGATCCCGAATGGACCGGTTCGATTAATACCGCAGCCGAGGGCTGCAAGTTCGAGGCTCGAATGAGCCAGTTCAAAGCTTGGCTACCTTATATTCTTATTGGAGCAATACTGGTAATTACACGCATCACTACTACTATAGGTGGCACTTACACCATCAATTTAGGGGTATTTGAGCTTGTTATTGTTACACCTGAGATAGTTATCGGTTTGAAAGCTTGGCTTTCAAAGATGGTTATCACCTTCAAAAGCATCCTGGGCTACGAAACCGTGAGCGGTTCCATCTCCTATCTCTACTTGCCCGGCACCATTCCCTTCGTGCTCGTGGCCATCCTGACCATCTTCATTCACGGCATGCCCGGCGACAAGGTCAAAACAGCCTGGATGGATTCGATCAAGAAGATGAAAAACCCGGCCATCGCCCTGTTCTTCGCCGTGGGTCTGGTCTCCATCTTCCGCGGGTCCGGCATCGGCGATCTGGCCCTGAACCCCAACGCCTACCCCTCCATGCCCCTGGCCATGGCCAGCGCGCTGTCCGAACTGGTGGGCCAGGGCTGGCCGGTGTTCGCCTCCTTCATCGGCGGGCTGGGGGCCTTCATCACCGGCTCGAACACGGTTTCCAACCTGCTCTTCGCCGAATTCCAGTGGGGAATGGCCACCCAGCTTGACCTACCCCGCCAGCTCATCGTCGCGGCCCAGGTCGTGGGCGGCGGCATGGGCAACATGGTCTGCATCCACAACATCGTGGCCGTGTGCGCCGTGGTCGGCCTGTCCGGACAGGAAGGCGCCATCCTGCGCAAGACCTTCTGGCCCTTCCTCCTTTACGGAGTGATCGTGGGCATCACGGTCCTCATATTGATGAGCATCCTGCCAGCCGACCTCTTCTAA